A genomic window from Parvularcula sp. LCG005 includes:
- a CDS encoding DUF2948 family protein, whose product MSPAMKIKNYKPLALMAADREDLDVVSAVLQDSVAKVGDVAFLPDQRRFALVANRFVWEEGANKTKGPFTRVRVGVHFDDVLSVRTKSVRLDAKSAIVDILSVTYHGGEDGGTITLTLAGGGIVALAVDAINVTVRDISEPWRTQSKPDHEA is encoded by the coding sequence ATGTCCCCGGCCATGAAGATCAAAAACTACAAGCCGCTCGCCTTGATGGCTGCCGATCGTGAAGATCTGGACGTCGTTTCCGCTGTCCTGCAGGATTCCGTCGCCAAGGTGGGGGATGTGGCCTTCCTGCCGGACCAGCGCCGCTTTGCCCTCGTGGCCAACCGCTTCGTCTGGGAAGAGGGGGCGAACAAGACCAAGGGACCGTTCACCCGCGTCAGGGTCGGTGTCCATTTTGACGATGTGCTCAGTGTGCGGACCAAGTCCGTGCGACTGGATGCCAAGTCCGCCATCGTCGATATCCTGTCCGTGACCTACCATGGCGGTGAGGACGGGGGCACGATCACGCTGACCCTGGCCGGCGGCGGTATTGTCGCATTGGCGGTCGATGCCATCAATGTCACTGTCCGCGACA